The Microbulbifer sp. YPW1 genome contains a region encoding:
- the mutM gene encoding bifunctional DNA-formamidopyrimidine glycosylase/DNA-(apurinic or apyrimidinic site) lyase: MPELPEVETTKRGLAPHLEGRKVKLCEIRQHSLRWPVDADFAEKIQGARIQRLDRRAKYLLVETDKGLAIWHLGMSGSLRIVDGKLPPEKHDHIDWLLDSGQRLRFHDPRRFGALLWTTEAIANHELIAHLGPEPLSDDFHADYLFSRSRGRKAPVKTFIMGGRIVVGVGNIYASEALFMAGIRPQTPAGKISRPRYEKLVEAIKTVLGNAIQQGGTTLRDFVGGDGKPGYFAQQLNAYGRAGQPCPRCPGTIREQIIGQRNTFFCPRCQR, encoded by the coding sequence ATGCCTGAACTACCAGAAGTAGAAACCACCAAACGCGGACTGGCCCCCCACCTGGAAGGCCGCAAGGTAAAGCTGTGCGAAATCCGCCAGCACAGCCTGCGCTGGCCCGTGGACGCGGATTTTGCGGAGAAGATCCAGGGCGCCCGTATCCAGCGCCTGGACCGACGCGCCAAATACCTGCTGGTGGAAACCGACAAGGGCCTCGCGATCTGGCACCTGGGCATGTCCGGTAGCCTGCGTATCGTCGATGGCAAACTGCCTCCGGAGAAACACGACCACATCGACTGGCTGCTCGACAGCGGCCAACGCCTGCGTTTCCACGACCCCCGCCGCTTCGGTGCGCTACTGTGGACCACCGAAGCCATCGCCAACCACGAACTCATCGCCCACCTGGGCCCGGAGCCCCTGAGCGATGACTTTCACGCGGACTACCTGTTCAGCCGCTCCCGCGGTCGCAAGGCCCCAGTGAAAACCTTCATCATGGGTGGTCGCATCGTCGTCGGTGTCGGCAACATCTACGCCAGCGAAGCCCTGTTTATGGCCGGCATCCGTCCACAGACCCCGGCCGGAAAAATCTCCCGGCCCCGTTACGAAAAGCTGGTGGAAGCCATCAAAACCGTCCTCGGCAACGCTATCCAACAGGGCGGCACCACCTTGCGGGACTTTGTCGGCGGCGACGGCAAGCCCGGCTACTTCGCCCAGCAACTGAACGCATACGGCCGCGCCGGCCAGCCCTGCCCACGCTGCCCCGGCACCATCCGCGAGCAGATTATCGGCCAGCGCAACACCTTCTTCTGCCCTCGTTGTCAGCGTTAA
- a CDS encoding DUF5993 family protein, which yields MMLPFLTALISAWYCWRGGRRAAMGWWAVTAVIYVAWCFYHMTDPLKISL from the coding sequence ATGATGTTGCCTTTTCTCACTGCACTGATCTCCGCGTGGTACTGCTGGCGCGGCGGTCGTCGTGCTGCCATGGGGTGGTGGGCGGTTACTGCGGTCATCTATGTGGCCTGGTGCTTCTACCATATGACCGACCCGCTGAAGATCTCCCTGTAG
- a CDS encoding disulfide bond formation protein B: protein MANTTSGAVHGLGRWSDCLNALGLLGISGILWFAFAWQIFLHELPCPLCLLQRVAFVMVGLGLLLNVCFGSRPAHYGIAIVSALAGMVSSARQVLLHIAPGDPGYGSPFLGMHFYTWALVAFFALALYLGGLLMIDGMKLKEAADTPRKAGWLGRLAGISFLLVLVMNVLSTLAECGVGACPDNPTDYLWLPG, encoded by the coding sequence GTGGCGAATACTACCTCTGGCGCTGTACATGGCCTCGGTCGTTGGTCCGATTGCCTCAATGCCCTCGGCTTGTTAGGTATCAGCGGTATCCTCTGGTTCGCATTTGCCTGGCAGATATTCCTGCACGAACTACCCTGCCCCCTGTGCCTGCTGCAGCGAGTGGCCTTTGTCATGGTCGGGCTCGGCTTGCTGCTGAATGTGTGTTTTGGCAGCCGCCCCGCGCACTATGGCATTGCGATTGTGTCTGCACTGGCTGGCATGGTGTCGTCTGCGCGACAGGTGTTGCTGCATATCGCACCGGGTGATCCTGGCTACGGCTCGCCGTTTCTGGGAATGCATTTTTACACCTGGGCACTGGTGGCTTTTTTTGCGCTCGCCCTGTACCTGGGTGGTCTGCTGATGATCGACGGGATGAAGCTGAAAGAAGCCGCGGATACACCGCGGAAAGCCGGTTGGCTGGGAAGGCTGGCGGGGATCAGCTTTCTGTTGGTTCTGGTAATGAATGTCCTGTCGACACTGGCCGAGTGCGGCGTGGGTGCCTGTCCCGACAATCCCACCGATTATCTGTGGTTGCCGGGATAA
- the ggt gene encoding gamma-glutamyltransferase: MNRFLRYSVARLILSASLTSATAVAASSAYAGQDAQPEVQPEFATGRSEIKSASAAEYMAVTANPHASAAAEQILARGGTAVDAAIAAQLVLGLVEPQSSGIGGGAFMLSYRADQKDLHYYDGRETAPMAVDENYFMRDGKPRGFFEAVIGGNSVGVPGVMRMLELAHKRDGKLPWKDLFQPAISLAEQGFEVSPRLRELLVRMPRVAVRPAIRDYFFDADGEPLAVGHLLKNPDYAQTLRTLAEEGVAPFYQGEIAAAIVDAVRNDPENPGVMTRKDMADYQAKVREPVCSKFLVYRVCGAAAPSSGGTTVGAILGMLQHTPIDDFDAGSAELTHLFTEASELAFADRNTYSADSDFVEVPTNAMVAPHYLAQRAKLINLKTAQPARPGVPGEFSGARIKAKSPEMPNTSHLSIMDKYGNGVSMTTSIETGFGSRLLVKGFLLNNQLTDFSFVPTNAEKELVANRVQPGKRPRSSMSPTIVFNKDGSLRLLVGSPGGSRIIDYTARTILYHLGKGIPIAEAIDAGNIAAIGYRLEVEPDTISAPDIAKLEAMGHKVVQKELNSGIHAIALMDGKLHGGADPRREGSALGR, encoded by the coding sequence GTGAACAGATTTCTGCGTTACTCAGTAGCTCGTCTCATCCTCTCTGCCTCCCTGACCTCCGCCACCGCGGTGGCCGCGTCTTCCGCCTATGCCGGACAGGATGCGCAACCGGAGGTACAGCCTGAATTCGCCACCGGGCGATCGGAAATCAAGTCCGCCAGCGCCGCGGAATATATGGCAGTCACCGCCAACCCCCACGCCTCTGCTGCCGCCGAGCAGATCCTCGCCCGCGGCGGCACCGCGGTAGACGCCGCCATTGCCGCACAGCTGGTGCTGGGCCTGGTGGAGCCGCAGTCCTCCGGCATCGGCGGCGGCGCCTTTATGCTGAGCTACCGCGCCGACCAGAAAGATCTCCACTATTACGACGGCCGCGAAACCGCGCCCATGGCGGTGGACGAAAACTATTTCATGCGCGACGGCAAGCCGCGCGGATTTTTCGAAGCGGTGATCGGCGGTAACTCGGTAGGGGTGCCTGGGGTCATGCGCATGCTGGAACTGGCCCACAAGCGCGACGGCAAACTGCCGTGGAAAGACCTGTTCCAGCCCGCGATCAGCCTCGCCGAACAGGGATTTGAAGTGTCACCGCGCCTGCGCGAGCTGCTGGTGCGCATGCCGCGGGTAGCGGTGCGCCCGGCGATCCGCGATTACTTCTTCGACGCCGATGGCGAACCGCTCGCGGTCGGGCATCTGCTGAAAAACCCCGATTACGCGCAAACCCTGCGCACCCTGGCCGAAGAGGGTGTGGCGCCCTTCTATCAAGGTGAGATTGCCGCGGCCATTGTCGATGCGGTGCGCAACGATCCGGAAAATCCCGGCGTTATGACCCGTAAGGACATGGCCGATTATCAGGCAAAGGTGCGCGAGCCGGTATGCAGTAAATTCCTGGTTTACCGGGTGTGCGGTGCCGCGGCGCCGTCTTCCGGCGGCACCACCGTGGGGGCCATCCTCGGCATGCTGCAACATACCCCCATCGACGATTTTGATGCGGGCAGCGCCGAACTCACCCACCTGTTTACCGAAGCCTCGGAGCTGGCGTTTGCCGACCGCAATACCTACAGCGCGGATAGCGACTTTGTCGAAGTCCCCACCAATGCGATGGTCGCACCGCACTATCTGGCGCAGCGGGCCAAACTGATCAACCTGAAAACCGCACAGCCAGCGCGACCGGGTGTCCCGGGAGAATTTTCCGGCGCCCGGATCAAGGCGAAATCGCCGGAAATGCCTAACACCAGCCACCTGTCCATCATGGACAAGTACGGCAACGGCGTGAGCATGACCACCAGTATCGAGACCGGGTTCGGTTCACGCCTGCTGGTCAAAGGATTCCTGCTCAACAACCAGCTCACCGACTTTTCCTTCGTGCCCACCAACGCGGAAAAAGAGCTGGTGGCCAATCGCGTGCAGCCTGGCAAGCGTCCGCGGTCGTCTATGTCTCCCACCATCGTATTCAATAAAGACGGCAGCCTGCGGTTACTGGTGGGCTCCCCTGGCGGCTCGCGTATTATCGACTACACCGCGCGCACCATCCTCTACCACCTGGGCAAAGGAATCCCCATCGCCGAAGCCATCGACGCGGGCAACATCGCTGCTATCGGTTACCGACTGGAAGTGGAGCCCGATACGATCTCCGCGCCGGATATCGCAAAGCTGGAAGCCATGGGCCACAAGGTAGTGCAGAAAGAACTGAACAGCGGCATCCACGCCATCGCGCTGATGGATGGGAAACTCCACGGCGGCGCCGACCCCCGCCGTGAAGGCAGCGCGCTGGGACGCTAG
- the coaD gene encoding pantetheine-phosphate adenylyltransferase — protein MKKVVYPGTFDPITNGHMDLVERACRLFDHVVVAVAASTRKNPLFTMEERVELAQQELSHLKNIEVIGFDILLADLVRQLDAYGVVRGLRAVSDFEYEFQLANMNRQLAPQMESLFLTPAEHLSYISSSLVREIASLGGDVTKFVPPGVQKALQEKYSKQTP, from the coding sequence ATGAAAAAAGTGGTTTACCCGGGTACTTTCGACCCCATTACCAATGGTCATATGGACCTCGTGGAACGGGCCTGCCGCCTGTTCGATCACGTGGTGGTCGCCGTTGCCGCCAGCACCCGTAAGAATCCGCTGTTCACCATGGAAGAGCGGGTTGAACTGGCCCAACAGGAACTGTCCCACCTGAAGAACATTGAGGTGATCGGCTTCGACATCCTGCTCGCCGACCTGGTGCGCCAGCTTGACGCCTACGGTGTGGTGCGCGGCCTGCGCGCGGTGTCCGACTTCGAGTACGAATTCCAGCTCGCCAACATGAACCGTCAGCTGGCGCCGCAGATGGAAAGCCTGTTCCTGACACCGGCGGAACATCTCTCGTACATCTCGTCTTCCCTGGTGCGCGAAATCGCCTCCCTCGGTGGCGACGTCACCAAGTTCGTGCCCCCAGGCGTGCAGAAAGCCCTGCAGGAAAAGTACAGCAAGCAGACTCCCTGA
- the rsmD gene encoding 16S rRNA (guanine(966)-N(2))-methyltransferase RsmD codes for MPRNRRPRTSDQSKTASSSQLRIIGGRWRGRKVAFAPIDGLRPTGDRLRETLFNWLQFHLPGARCLDLFAGSGALGLEALSRGAETVDFVELDRGAAQTLRQQLDLLQAEGGRVHNCPAEVFLSQPAAPYDVIFIDPPFANDLWQSALSGLVEAGCIGEGTLIYVESPRNTLIEAPADWQLEKEKHAGQVCMRLFVR; via the coding sequence ATGCCCAGAAACCGCAGACCCCGCACCAGTGACCAGTCAAAAACGGCCTCGTCCTCGCAGTTGCGCATCATCGGCGGCCGCTGGCGCGGGCGCAAAGTCGCCTTCGCCCCCATCGACGGCCTGCGCCCCACCGGCGATCGCCTGCGCGAGACCCTGTTCAACTGGCTGCAGTTTCACCTGCCCGGCGCCCGCTGCCTGGACCTGTTTGCCGGTTCCGGCGCACTCGGGCTCGAGGCCCTGAGCCGCGGCGCCGAGACCGTGGACTTCGTGGAGCTGGACCGGGGTGCCGCACAGACCCTGCGCCAGCAGCTGGACCTGTTGCAGGCCGAGGGGGGACGGGTGCACAACTGTCCGGCGGAGGTATTCCTCAGCCAGCCGGCCGCCCCCTACGACGTGATCTTTATCGATCCCCCGTTTGCCAACGACCTGTGGCAAAGTGCGCTCAGCGGCCTGGTGGAGGCGGGGTGTATCGGCGAGGGCACCCTGATCTATGTGGAATCCCCTCGAAACACCCTGATCGAGGCTCCGGCAGACTGGCAACTGGAGAAGGAAAAGCACGCTGGGCAGGTCTGCATGCGATTATTTGTCCGCTGA
- the ftsY gene encoding signal recognition particle-docking protein FtsY produces MIFDFLRKKKPEAEESTEEKVDNPLAPESPEPEAEPEFEIPDNLLADTAEAEGAAETAPAQVEVEPEETAEKAEADKAEEKLSVEEAPEAAFDATAEVAAATDTPAEPAPQPTPQEKPKKEGFFARIRRGLARTSSQFAEGMGNLFLGAKEIDEDLMEELETQLLMADVGVDATTEIIDRLTDRVSRRELSNGEALYTALQEELAGLLDKVEAPLDIDTARQPFVILVVGVNGVGKTTTIGKLAHRYLNEGKSVMLAAGDTFRAAAVEQLQVWGQRHNVPVVAQHTGADSASVIFDAIQSAQSRGVDVVIADTAGRLHNKSNLMEELSKVRRVMGKLDDSAPHEVLLVLDAGTGQNALSQAETFRDSAGVTGLVLTKLDGTAKGGVIFALAQKLGIPVRFIGVGEQAEDLQPFVAKDFVAALFNRAQG; encoded by the coding sequence ATGATTTTTGATTTCCTGCGCAAGAAGAAGCCCGAGGCTGAAGAGTCCACAGAAGAGAAGGTGGATAACCCCCTGGCACCGGAATCGCCAGAGCCTGAGGCGGAGCCAGAATTCGAGATCCCGGATAACCTGCTGGCGGATACCGCGGAGGCCGAGGGCGCTGCGGAGACTGCCCCTGCGCAGGTAGAGGTCGAACCGGAGGAGACTGCGGAAAAGGCTGAAGCGGATAAGGCTGAAGAAAAACTGTCGGTAGAGGAAGCGCCGGAGGCGGCGTTTGACGCAACTGCCGAGGTTGCCGCTGCCACAGATACTCCGGCGGAGCCCGCACCCCAGCCAACCCCACAGGAAAAGCCCAAGAAAGAGGGCTTCTTTGCGCGTATCCGCCGCGGCCTGGCGCGCACCAGCAGCCAGTTTGCCGAGGGCATGGGCAACCTGTTCCTGGGCGCCAAGGAAATCGACGAAGATCTGATGGAGGAGCTGGAGACCCAGCTGTTGATGGCGGATGTGGGCGTGGATGCCACCACCGAGATCATCGACCGCCTCACCGATCGCGTGTCCCGCCGGGAGCTGTCCAATGGTGAAGCGCTTTACACGGCGCTGCAGGAAGAGCTGGCCGGCCTGCTGGACAAGGTGGAGGCACCGCTGGATATCGATACTGCCAGGCAGCCATTCGTGATTCTGGTGGTGGGCGTCAACGGTGTGGGCAAGACCACTACCATCGGCAAGCTGGCGCACCGCTATCTGAACGAGGGCAAGTCTGTGATGCTGGCTGCGGGGGATACTTTCCGCGCGGCGGCGGTGGAGCAGCTGCAGGTTTGGGGACAGCGCCACAATGTGCCGGTGGTGGCCCAGCACACCGGTGCCGACAGTGCCTCGGTTATTTTTGATGCGATCCAGTCCGCCCAGTCCCGCGGTGTGGATGTGGTGATTGCGGATACCGCCGGGCGTCTGCACAACAAGTCGAACCTGATGGAGGAGTTGTCCAAGGTGCGCCGGGTGATGGGCAAGCTGGACGATTCCGCGCCCCACGAGGTGCTGTTGGTGCTTGACGCGGGTACTGGTCAGAATGCGCTTTCCCAGGCGGAGACCTTCCGCGATTCGGCCGGGGTGACCGGTCTGGTACTGACCAAGCTGGACGGCACTGCCAAGGGTGGGGTGATTTTCGCGCTGGCGCAGAAGCTGGGGATTCCGGTACGCTTTATCGGCGTTGGGGAGCAGGCGGAAGACCTGCAGCCTTTTGTGGCTAAAGACTTTGTGGCGGCGCTGTTTAATCGGGCTCAGGGCTGA